A stretch of DNA from Natrinema salaciae:
CGAACGTCGAGTTCCACCGCTTCGGCGGCGATTCCGGCGGCAGTCTCGCCGACGTCCCCGCGATCAGCTACGCCATCGCGTCGACGACCGACGAGACGGCGACCCTGGAGGTCGACAGCTACCTTACCAACACCGGTGACGACACCGAATCCGACTTCGAGCTCGAGGTGAGCGCTCGGCAGGCCGACTCGAACGTCGTCGCCGACTCGGCGACCGTCGGTCTGTCGGCGATCGAACCCGGCAAGACCGCGTCACCGACCGTCGACCTCGAGGTTCCCCAGGAGTACGACTACTACCTCGACGCCGTCCTCTGGCGGGACGGAACCATCGTCGGCACGAACCGCGCGGTCGCCAATCTGGGCCCGGGCTCGCTGTCCGTCGACGAGACGAGCAGCGATAGCGGGCTCGAAGTGAGCGACTTCAGCAGCGGCGCCGCCAGCGACGCGGGCGACGGGGCCGCCGATGGCAACGACCGGGATACCGACGACGACGGGAGTGCCGACGGAACCCCCGGATTCGGGGTCGTCGCCGCCGCCGCTGCACTGCTCGTAACGGGAGCGCTCGCACGGAGATTCCAATGACTGACACACCAACGCAAACGCAGGCCGAGACGTCGATCGACGCCGAGACCGAAGCGACCACCGACCGATCCGGCGGGGAACCGGACGCGGTTCCGTCGACGACCGGGTCCGACGCCGCTGTCGGATTCGGTCCCGGCTCGGACGGGATACAACGCTATCTCGCCTGGGGCGCGCTCGGCGTCTGTTCGTTGCTCGCCGTCTTCGCCCTGATCCAGTTCTACGGGAGCGTCACCAACGCCATCGATCTCTGGGTCGACGCGAAATACCAGCCGCTGATACGCGCCGCGTTCAACCTCGCCGTCCTGCTGACGTCCCTGATCGGCGTCTCGCTGCTGGTCCGAGAGCTGAACGCCGGAAGCGCCGACCGGTAGTGGCCGCCCGATCCAACGGCTATCGGGAGATCCGCGACTGGACGGTCGCTGCCGGCGGGTACAGTGATTGGCCTGCTAGCGGTCGCAATCGGCGTGCAGCGTCGCTCGAACGCCGTTCGGGAGCCGCGTCGCTGTACGCCGTCTGCGTCGCGACCGCACGGAACGGCGACGACCGTCAAAAGAGGGGCAAGAGACGCGGCTACCGGTTTACCGGTCTTCGATCGGAACGAACGCCTGGTCCTGCGGTCCGGTGTATCGGGCGCGCGGGCGGATGAGTCGATTGTCGGTCTGGTACTCGAGGACGTGGGCGATCCAGCCGCCGGTGCGGCTCATGGCGAAGATGGGGGTGTACATGTCGATGGGGATGCCGAGCTGGTAGTAGACGGAGCCGGAGTAGAAGTCGACGTTCGGGGCGATCCCCTTCTCGCCGAGGCCCTTCTCGTCGGTGAGGTACTGCTCGATGGTGGTCGTGTAGTTGTACCACTTGTCCTCGCCGTTCTCGGCGAGTTCCTTGCTGCGCTCCTGGAGGATCTTCGCGCGGGGGTCCTTGACGTTGTAGACGCGGTGGCCGAAGCCGGGGATGCGCCGGCCCTCCGCGGTCGCCTGCTCGACCCACTCGCGGTGATCGAGGTCGCTCTCGTCGATCTCGATGAGGACCTCCATGACGTCCTGGTTCGCGCCGCCGTGGAGCGGCCCGGAGAGGGCGCTGATGCCGCCGGTCACGGCGCTGTAGATGTCGGCCATCGTCGAGCCGATGACCATCGAGGTGAACGTCGAGGCGTTCAGGCCGTGGTCGGCGTGCAAGATGAGCGCCTGATCGAACGTCTCCGCGGCGATGTCGTCGGGCTCCTCGCCGGTCAGCATGTAGAGGAAGTTCGCCGCCAGCCCCAGTTCGGGGTTGGGATCGACCGGCTCCTCGCCGAGGCGGTAGCGCTCGAACGCCGCGAGCGCGGTCGGGATCTTGGCCGTGATCCGACGCCCCTTCCGGAGCGTCGCGTCGAGGTCGTCGGGTTCGGCGTCGTCTTCGGGCTCGTACGCCGAGAACATCGACACGGCGGTCCGCAGCGCCGCCATGGGCTGTTCGTCGGCGGCGGCGAGCGTCTCCATCGTCGCCAGCACGTCGTCGTCGACCTCGCGCTCGTCCATGAGCGCGTCCGTGAACGGCTCGAGCTCGTCTTCGGTCGGGAGGTGACCGTTCCAGAGCAGGTACAGCACCTCCTCGTAGCTCGCGCCGCGAGCCAGGTCCTCGATCGTGTAGCCGCGATAGATCAGCCGACCGGCATCGCCGTCGATCGAGCTGAGCTCTGATTCGGCAACCAACACACCCTCGAGCCCTTTCTTGAGGTCGTCAGACATAGTCAGGGATTTCGGACGCCAATGGAAAAGTATTATCGTTTGCCCGGTGCCGGCGGTCGACACGTCGGATGTGTTTGTTTTGCCGCTATCTCGAACACGTACGAGTGATATTTCTACCCTGAAACGGACACACAGTCAGTCGATGCCCGAAGCAGTTACTATAATCGTCTTTCGTTGAGGTTCCGCAAGCGATCGCCGCGAGGGCGACGCGGAAATCCGCCGGCGGTGTCCGCATCGAAACCGGTCGAAACGGTCGCGTCGCCACGCTTTTTGCGCCCCATCGACGAAGGGTATCGGGTGATGGACCGGTCGTACTGGCGGACGGTGTCGCTCGTCACGACGTGGCAGATCGCCGCGAGTATCTGTTACTACACGATCTTCGCCGCGACGCCGTTCTTCCGGGACGCGTTCGGACTGTCCCGGTTCGCGGTCGGCATCGTCGTCACGACCCTCACGCTCGGTTACGCCGTCTTCCTGTTGCCACTGGGTGCGCTGACGGACCGGTTCGGCGAACGCCTGACGCTGACGGTCGGTCTCGTCGGGCTCGCGACGGGGACGCTCCTCGTCGCGGGCGCGCCGACGTACGCGCTGTTGCTGGCTGCGGTGTTCGTCCTCGGATCGATGTACGGAACCGCGATGCCCGGGACGAACAAGGCGGTCTTCGACAACGTCGACCCGGGCCGCCGGAACCTCGCAATGGGCATCAAACAGGTCGGCGTCACCGGCGGCAGCGGCATCAGCGCTCTCCTGATTACCGGCCTCGCCGGGGTGCTCTTCTGGCGCGCGGGCTTTCTGATCGCCGCCGGCGTCGGCTCGGTCGTCGCCGGCGGGTTCTATCTGCTCTACTCGAGCGACAGCACCGGAGAGACGGCCGGCTTTCCCGATTTCGGTGCGCTGCTGTCGAACCGCCCGTACCTCCTGTTGACGACGGCCGGGCTCTTTCTCGGCGCGGCGCTGTTTACGACGACCGGATACACCGTCCTGTACGTCGAGGAATCGATCGGCGCGTCAGTCGCGTTCGGCGGAATCGTCCTCGCGCTCGTCCAGCTGTTCGGGAGCGTCGGCCGCGTGCTGACGGGCTGGTTGAGCGACGTGCTCCCCGGCGAGCCCCGGGTCAGGATCGGACTGGTACTGCTCGCCCAATCGCTGGGCAGTGCCGTCATGTTCGCCGTCGTCGCGTCGACGACCACCGAGCTCGGTGCCGCGGCGGCGTTCGCCGCCCTCGGCTTCTTCGTGCTGGGGTATACCGGCGTCTACTACTCCGTCATGGCGACGCTCGTCCGGGCCGACGAAATGGGCGGCGCGACCGCGGGTGGCCAGCTCGCGCTCACGAGCGGTGCCCTCGTCGCACCGCCCGCCTTCGGCTCCCTCGCCGACGCGGTCGGCTACCGCGCCGCCTGGCTCTTTCTGGCCGCCGTCGTGACGGTCGCGGCCGGCCTCCTCGTGCAGGTCGTCCGAACGCAGCCGTCGGTCGCGAACCCCGCTGCGGCGGACGCCTCCGAGAAGTAGTGCGGTGGGCTCGCGCGGGCGACGACCGCCGTCGCCGCGCCGTCACCACCCCGCGCCGCCGCTCACTCGAGTGCTTCGACGAGTTCGACGACGTAGCCGTCCGGGTCCTCGACGAAGGCGACGCGGACGCCGATGTCGGCCATCGTCGTTGGTTCCTCGTGGACCGGCGGCTCCGCCCGCTCGAGCAGTCGCTCGAAGGACTCGCCGGTGTCGTCGACGCCGACCGCGACGTGTGCCATCGACCCCGAGTCGATCGCCGGTCCACCCTCGGGGTCGTACTTGAACTGGAGCTCCGCGTTCTCGCCGCCGATGTAGACGTTTTCGACGCCGTCGTCGGCAGTAAACGACCAGTTCTCTTCCAGTCCGAGGCCGTCGACGTAGAACTCGCGCGTGCGCTCGAGATCCGATACCCACAGAGCCGTGTGAATGACGTCCATACCGCGACCACGGGGGCGGCCGCCAAAGGCGTACCCCCCTCGAGCACTCACTCCTCTCGACCGTCCGCCTCGAGAATCGCGTCCATCAGCTTCGTCTGGGCCGCTGCCAGGTGTTCGGTGAACGTCGACCGGGCGACGCCGAGTTCGTCGGCGACGTCCGTCGCGTTCGCCCCTTTCGGGTAGTCGAAGTAGCCCATCTCGTGGGCCGTCTCGAGGATCTCCCGCTGTCTGGTCGTGAGTGCCGCTCTATCGACCACGACGGGATCGGCGTCGACATCCTCGTGATCCTGCGTGAGCTCTTCGACGAGGACGCCGTCGAAGTACATCCGCAGTTCGTCGACGATTTCGGCGATCTCGGCTAGCTCGAGGGTGCGAAAGGAGAGGAGCAGCGACCCGTTCTGCCCGCGGACCGAGGTGACCGGCGTCCCGGTTCGTTCGATGACGTCGCAGGCGCAGTCGGCGCTGCCGTCGCGTTCGAACCGATAGATCTCCTCCCGCTCGTTCGACTGGACCGGCGTCAACTCGACGTCGTGGTCCCCGTCGATCGAGGCGTCCGCGGCGATGCCGAACTCCTCGACGACCGCCCCGTCCGTCTCCCGCGACGATCGGGAGACGGAGTCGACCGGTTCGTCGGTACAGGCCGAGACGGCGGCGACCGGACAATCCGCCGGATCGTTGACGACGACCGTTGCGCGAAAGCCCGTCATATCGGTTCGTACGTCAGGTACCGGCATAACCGACGCCGGAATTCCCGCCGGGTGAAAATCACTCGCCCGAGCGGAACGGTCGTGGTAACAGTACCCTCGGAACACTTATCCCGCAATCGGCCATACATTCGTTTGTAATGGCGAAAGGTAGCGTTGATTTCTTCAACGACACAGGCGGTTACGGTTTCATTTCGACGGACGACGCGGACGACGACGTGTTCTTCCACATGGAAGACGTTGGCGGTCCGGACCTCGAAGAAGGCACAGACATCGAATTCGATATCGAACAGGCCCCCAAGGGTCCCCGCGCGAAGAACGTCGTCCGAACGTAAGTTCGACGTCGATTCGTCGCTTCCGGCGATATTCGACTCCCGATTATTTTATCGACACCGGACGCTGACAGCGGCGGAACCGATACGGTCCGCTGGGCAGCGTCGCTGCGACTGGCTCGGAGAGGTCGACCGAAGGAGAGTCGAGATCGAGCCGATGAGAACGTGATACCGGCGTTAGAGCTTCTGTCCCAGTTTCTCGCGGCTGATGCGGACCCCGGTGGGCGTGATGATCATCTGATCCTCGCCCTTCCGGACGATGTCGCCGTCGACCTCCTGAGCGACCTGCCGCAGTTCGTCGACGATGTGTTCGACGGTGCTGTCCTCGGTCCGCAAGCGAGTGATGTCCGCGATGACGATGTCGCCGTCGTAGACGGCGTCTTTGATGTCGATCGCGTCGGCCTTGGTGCCGACTTCCGCGATGTGCACCTGCATCGTCGCCTCGGCCGACCCCGCAGAAACGTCCTCGAGGTTCAGTTCGGCGTAGTCCTCGACGGTTCGGGACTGGTTGCCGCCGAGAATTTTGCTCATGAGTCCCATTGGCGATACCCACCGTCGCCGTCAGTATAGTTCTTACGTCAGACACAGTCCCGTCCCCGACACTGTCAGGAAATCCGCCAGCTCGAGGCTGCGAGCGGCGCGGTCGGCCGACGGCTCGGTTCGGCGGACCGGCGATCCGCGACCGAATCCGCCGTCCGTACCCTTTTGCTCTCGTGCGACGTACGCGCAAACTATGACGTTCAGCATCTGTGTTCACGAAGCGTACGAGACCGAGGACGGCGATTCCCACCGTCGGTTCGGCGTCGCGGTCACGACGCGGCTGCCGGGCGTCGGAACCCTGTGCCCGTTCGTCAGCGACCGCGGTGCCGTCGCGACCCAGAGCCTCGTCAACGTCGCCCTCGGCGAGCGCGGGATCGACTACGTCGACGACGGACTGGCCGTAGACGACGCCCTCGAGGCGCTGCTCAACGCCGACGACGGGGCGCCACAGCGGCAGCTCCACGGCGTCGACGGCGAGACGACCTTCGCCTTCTCCGGCGACGAGTGCGTCGAGTGGTACGGCCACCGCGAGGGCGACCACTACACCGTCGCGGGCAACATGCTGACCGGGGCGGGCGTGCTCGAGGCGGTCGCGGCGGCCTACGAGGCGACAGCCGTCCACGAGACGACCGATCCGTCGACCGGGCCGAGCGCCGTAACGGAGGACCACGGGACTGATCCCCTCGCGAAACGCCTGATCGACGCGCTGGCGGCCGGCGACCGCGAGGGCGGCGACAAACGCGAGGCACTCCCGATCCAGAGCGCGGCGGTGCGCGTCGAGACGACCGAATCACACGCCGTGGAGCCGCCGTACAACGATCTGCGGCTCGACGCGACCGAGACGCCGATCGCGGACCTGCGAGAGACGTACGAACTCGCAGTACAGGGGTACAGAGATACGCTCGCACGGTACGAAGGCGCGTACGAAGCGGACTCGCTGGACGACGCGACTGAGTGAGGGGAGTCGGGCGATCGGTATCGGCCCGTGTCCCATCGCTCGAGCGGCCTATCCGGCGAACTCGTAGAGTTCGTCGCCGACGTGGTGCAGCGAGTCGACGACTTTCCCCTCGTCGCCGACCATGTCCGCACCGTCGACCCGGGCGCGGCCGACCGCGAGCACCTTCCCGTGGGACTCCTCGGCGATGACGACCAGATCGGCCGGCGAGATGTCGTCGGTCGCGTCCGTGATGCCGGGTCGCATCACGTCGGCCCCGTCGCTGACGAACGAGATGGCCCCCGAGTCGACGGTGACCAGCCGCCTGTCCGGCTCGTAGGCGTTGGCCCCGCGGACGGTCAGGAACGGCTCCTCGTCGAAGTAGGCGACTCGCGGCTCGCCGTCGATGAGAACGACCTCCCAGTCGGTCTCCTCGAACTCGACGCGCTCGTAGGCGTCGCCCGCGGGCGAGACGCCGAGTTGCTCC
This window harbors:
- a CDS encoding RNA-binding protein, giving the protein MQVKSRHHLRSDAVSDLEETLEEQLGVSPAGDAYERVEFEETDWEVVLIDGEPRVAYFDEEPFLTVRGANAYEPDRRLVTVDSGAISFVSDGADVMRPGITDATDDISPADLVVIAEESHGKVLAVGRARVDGADMVGDEGKVVDSLHHVGDELYEFAG
- a CDS encoding cell division protein SepF, which translates into the protein MGLMSKILGGNQSRTVEDYAELNLEDVSAGSAEATMQVHIAEVGTKADAIDIKDAVYDGDIVIADITRLRTEDSTVEHIVDELRQVAQEVDGDIVRKGEDQMIITPTGVRISREKLGQKL
- a CDS encoding VOC family protein; its protein translation is MDVIHTALWVSDLERTREFYVDGLGLEENWSFTADDGVENVYIGGENAELQFKYDPEGGPAIDSGSMAHVAVGVDDTGESFERLLERAEPPVHEEPTTMADIGVRVAFVEDPDGYVVELVEALE
- a CDS encoding cold-shock protein codes for the protein MAKGSVDFFNDTGGYGFISTDDADDDVFFHMEDVGGPDLEEGTDIEFDIEQAPKGPRAKNVVRT
- the citZ gene encoding citrate synthase → MSDDLKKGLEGVLVAESELSSIDGDAGRLIYRGYTIEDLARGASYEEVLYLLWNGHLPTEDELEPFTDALMDEREVDDDVLATMETLAAADEQPMAALRTAVSMFSAYEPEDDAEPDDLDATLRKGRRITAKIPTALAAFERYRLGEEPVDPNPELGLAANFLYMLTGEEPDDIAAETFDQALILHADHGLNASTFTSMVIGSTMADIYSAVTGGISALSGPLHGGANQDVMEVLIEIDESDLDHREWVEQATAEGRRIPGFGHRVYNVKDPRAKILQERSKELAENGEDKWYNYTTTIEQYLTDEKGLGEKGIAPNVDFYSGSVYYQLGIPIDMYTPIFAMSRTGGWIAHVLEYQTDNRLIRPRARYTGPQDQAFVPIEDR
- a CDS encoding DUF1028 domain-containing protein, whose amino-acid sequence is MTFSICVHEAYETEDGDSHRRFGVAVTTRLPGVGTLCPFVSDRGAVATQSLVNVALGERGIDYVDDGLAVDDALEALLNADDGAPQRQLHGVDGETTFAFSGDECVEWYGHREGDHYTVAGNMLTGAGVLEAVAAAYEATAVHETTDPSTGPSAVTEDHGTDPLAKRLIDALAAGDREGGDKREALPIQSAAVRVETTESHAVEPPYNDLRLDATETPIADLRETYELAVQGYRDTLARYEGAYEADSLDDATE
- a CDS encoding helix-turn-helix domain-containing protein, whose protein sequence is MTGFRATVVVNDPADCPVAAVSACTDEPVDSVSRSSRETDGAVVEEFGIAADASIDGDHDVELTPVQSNEREEIYRFERDGSADCACDVIERTGTPVTSVRGQNGSLLLSFRTLELAEIAEIVDELRMYFDGVLVEELTQDHEDVDADPVVVDRAALTTRQREILETAHEMGYFDYPKGANATDVADELGVARSTFTEHLAAAQTKLMDAILEADGREE
- a CDS encoding DUF7490 domain-containing protein, producing the protein MNRESILAVATLAVVIGAFTTLALAGAVSDPGESETAADVERTGHASLTELTISADEITGGTATLVVDTHLEHRGAPVANVTVVHRATDTRTGLVEDTTERDVETLDDESEVVVSETVTVPRESSYEIETFVYRDGTRTESASHTVEGVDALTPAYADTNVEFHRFGGDSGGSLADVPAISYAIASTTDETATLEVDSYLTNTGDDTESDFELEVSARQADSNVVADSATVGLSAIEPGKTASPTVDLEVPQEYDYYLDAVLWRDGTIVGTNRAVANLGPGSLSVDETSSDSGLEVSDFSSGAASDAGDGAADGNDRDTDDDGSADGTPGFGVVAAAAALLVTGALARRFQ
- a CDS encoding MFS transporter — protein: MDRSYWRTVSLVTTWQIAASICYYTIFAATPFFRDAFGLSRFAVGIVVTTLTLGYAVFLLPLGALTDRFGERLTLTVGLVGLATGTLLVAGAPTYALLLAAVFVLGSMYGTAMPGTNKAVFDNVDPGRRNLAMGIKQVGVTGGSGISALLITGLAGVLFWRAGFLIAAGVGSVVAGGFYLLYSSDSTGETAGFPDFGALLSNRPYLLLTTAGLFLGAALFTTTGYTVLYVEESIGASVAFGGIVLALVQLFGSVGRVLTGWLSDVLPGEPRVRIGLVLLAQSLGSAVMFAVVASTTTELGAAAAFAALGFFVLGYTGVYYSVMATLVRADEMGGATAGGQLALTSGALVAPPAFGSLADAVGYRAAWLFLAAVVTVAAGLLVQVVRTQPSVANPAAADASEK